Proteins from a single region of Flavobacterium sp. YJ01:
- a CDS encoding catalase family protein: protein MIEYIPYSDSIEVIQPDEQEISQKIIDSMARVNRLMYEKYRHAIRDAHAKSHAVLKGELKVYDNLPEHLAQGLFAKARTYPVIVRLSTAQGSIVPDKMSAFRGMAIKVIGVEGEKLLPELSDAVTQDFLMVNYPVIPTGTIKEYLKMQEGLEKQADSGELFQEIAQKAAVGVQNVLAAVGLADDTNQLSAPGPHILGDTYFSMAALRFGDYVAKINVKPLSDNVKELAGKKIDKDIIDADEHAFLTKIVADFFQSATAEYEIGAQLCTDLEIMPVEDGSVQWPEDQSPYQPVGKITFHPQQTFSPERRVYADDTLSFNPFHSLADHRPLGNIMRVRQLAYETSSRYRHHMNAKARIEPVSIDQLPD, encoded by the coding sequence ATGATAGAGTATATTCCTTACAGTGATTCGATCGAAGTTATACAGCCCGACGAACAGGAGATCAGCCAGAAAATTATAGATTCGATGGCAAGGGTTAACCGCCTGATGTACGAGAAATACCGACATGCCATACGCGATGCGCATGCCAAAAGCCATGCTGTATTGAAAGGCGAGCTTAAGGTATATGATAACCTGCCCGAACATCTGGCACAGGGGTTGTTTGCCAAGGCCAGAACCTATCCAGTAATTGTGCGCTTATCAACGGCGCAGGGCTCCATCGTACCCGATAAAATGTCAGCATTCAGGGGTATGGCCATAAAAGTAATCGGAGTGGAAGGAGAAAAGCTGCTGCCAGAACTCTCAGACGCCGTGACCCAGGACTTCCTTATGGTAAATTATCCTGTCATTCCAACCGGAACGATAAAGGAATACCTCAAGATGCAGGAGGGGCTGGAAAAGCAGGCCGACAGCGGGGAGCTCTTTCAGGAAATCGCGCAGAAGGCCGCTGTCGGGGTGCAGAATGTACTTGCCGCAGTAGGTCTTGCTGATGATACCAATCAATTGAGCGCACCGGGACCGCATATCCTTGGGGATACTTATTTCAGTATGGCAGCACTGCGTTTTGGGGATTATGTGGCCAAAATAAATGTTAAGCCGCTTTCGGATAATGTAAAGGAATTAGCGGGGAAGAAAATTGATAAGGATATTATCGACGCAGATGAGCACGCTTTTTTAACAAAAATTGTTGCTGATTTTTTCCAGTCTGCTACAGCGGAATATGAAATCGGCGCACAGCTCTGCACCGATTTGGAAATCATGCCCGTGGAAGACGGATCCGTGCAGTGGCCCGAGGACCAGAGTCCTTATCAGCCTGTTGGTAAAATTACTTTTCATCCGCAGCAAACTTTCAGTCCCGAGCGCCGTGTGTATGCAGACGACACGTTGAGTTTTAATCCGTTTCACAGTCTGGCTGATCACCGTCCGCTGGGCAATATTATGCGAGTGAGACAACTGGCCTATGAAACTTCAAGCCGCTACAGGCACCATATGAATGCTAAGGCAAGGATAGAACCAGTCAGCATTGACCAGCTGCCAGATTAA
- a CDS encoding gluconolaconase produces MKKYIILLLAAQLTWAQQPTKRIEFEAPESYPEGVAFDKAANVFYVSSARLGTVGKVTKEGRYSEFYADKTLKSTYGLKVHPDGKRLFVCAGDANYSKFSTPDTKKKMARLLILDLKTGKKLNDIDLGGFIAGEHFPNDLAFDKEGNAYITDSYAYAVYKVDAKGTASVFSTNELLKTAGVGPNGIVYHPEGFLLVANNGKGALIKLPISNPNSGTKVKIEQFFPSADGMLLNDNSTLTLVQNGGVNKIFKIKSIDNWTTAEVSESTSVEDRFAFPSTAAVSGSETWIMNANFSELTEGNNVPSKKFSLQQAVFAPVKK; encoded by the coding sequence ATGAAAAAATATATTATACTACTGTTAGCAGCCCAGTTAACGTGGGCTCAGCAGCCAACAAAACGCATTGAATTTGAAGCGCCTGAAAGTTATCCCGAGGGAGTGGCTTTCGATAAGGCTGCCAATGTGTTTTATGTATCCTCGGCAAGATTGGGTACCGTTGGAAAAGTTACCAAAGAGGGCAGGTATTCGGAATTTTATGCCGATAAAACCCTTAAATCAACCTACGGGCTGAAGGTGCATCCCGACGGAAAAAGGCTTTTTGTCTGTGCAGGCGATGCCAACTATAGCAAATTCAGCACGCCTGATACCAAAAAGAAAATGGCAAGGCTTCTTATCCTTGACCTTAAAACAGGTAAGAAATTAAATGATATTGATCTGGGCGGGTTTATTGCTGGAGAACATTTTCCTAATGACCTGGCTTTTGACAAAGAAGGGAATGCTTATATCACGGATAGTTATGCATACGCTGTGTATAAAGTGGATGCAAAAGGAACAGCGTCAGTATTCAGCACAAACGAACTGCTTAAAACAGCAGGAGTCGGACCCAATGGAATTGTTTATCATCCGGAAGGTTTTCTGCTGGTAGCAAACAATGGGAAAGGAGCACTTATAAAATTGCCGATTTCAAATCCCAATAGCGGGACAAAGGTAAAAATAGAGCAGTTCTTTCCAAGCGCAGACGGTATGCTTTTAAATGACAATTCCACTTTGACACTAGTGCAGAATGGAGGAGTAAACAAAATATTCAAGATTAAAAGCATCGATAATTGGACTACGGCAGAGGTTTCGGAATCCACTTCTGTAGAAGACCGTTTTGCCTTTCCTTCTACTGCGGCTGTTTCGGGCAGTGAAACCTGGATCATGAATGCGAATTTCAGCGAACTTACTGAAGGTAATAACGTACCATCAAAAAAGTTTTCCCTGCAGCAGGCCGTGTTTGCTCCTGTAAAAAAATAA
- a CDS encoding PQQ-dependent sugar dehydrogenase: MKTKYQFTAFLCVMGLLSYGQKGIPPKEDTKKVTITNFPTHLEYSSSLASGLKTANGWQATPAAMGLGKPRMLYIGKKGQLYVTRRDAGDVLMLTDTNNDGRFDDMTRVADFPGVHGITAKDDFMYLCNNNKVLRYALNADGTLGKAADTLIKDLPSGGQHANRTMDFGPDGKLYISVGSVCNDCKESDKETAAMLQVDPQTWKRTLYASGLRNTIGFDWQPQTKEMWGVDNGGDTKGDDWPPEELNKIIMGGNYGFPFAYGKKEVDQSREDPVGNTKEGWVKPTQASILDFPAHSAPIAFAFFDSGKNKGDALVCWHGSWNRQNPSGYKVERIKFDSKGNPTGSEDFLTGFLIGSERFGRPAGLAIGSDVVYISDDANGIIYALKQK; the protein is encoded by the coding sequence ATGAAAACGAAATACCAGTTTACTGCATTTCTATGTGTGATGGGGCTGCTTTCCTACGGCCAGAAAGGCATACCTCCTAAAGAAGATACCAAGAAAGTGACCATTACCAATTTCCCTACCCATCTTGAGTACAGTTCCTCACTCGCATCGGGCCTTAAAACGGCAAATGGCTGGCAGGCGACCCCTGCCGCGATGGGACTTGGAAAACCAAGGATGCTGTATATCGGCAAAAAAGGCCAGCTCTATGTTACAAGACGCGATGCGGGAGATGTGCTGATGCTGACCGATACCAACAACGACGGCAGGTTTGACGATATGACACGTGTAGCTGATTTTCCAGGAGTACACGGCATTACGGCCAAAGATGATTTTATGTACCTGTGCAATAACAACAAAGTACTTAGATATGCATTAAATGCTGATGGAACTTTGGGCAAGGCCGCCGATACGCTGATTAAAGATCTGCCGAGCGGCGGGCAGCATGCGAACCGCACGATGGATTTCGGGCCTGACGGCAAATTGTATATCTCAGTGGGAAGCGTCTGCAACGACTGTAAGGAAAGCGATAAGGAAACTGCCGCCATGCTGCAGGTGGACCCGCAGACTTGGAAAAGAACGCTTTATGCGTCAGGGCTTCGAAATACCATCGGTTTTGACTGGCAGCCTCAGACCAAAGAAATGTGGGGTGTGGACAATGGCGGAGACACTAAAGGAGACGACTGGCCTCCCGAAGAATTAAATAAGATTATTATGGGAGGCAATTACGGATTTCCTTTCGCCTACGGCAAGAAGGAAGTGGATCAGAGCAGGGAAGACCCTGTGGGCAATACCAAGGAGGGCTGGGTCAAACCTACTCAGGCATCTATACTGGATTTCCCGGCGCACAGCGCCCCTATTGCTTTTGCATTTTTCGACAGCGGTAAAAATAAAGGAGATGCACTGGTGTGCTGGCACGGCTCATGGAACAGACAAAATCCGAGCGGTTACAAAGTGGAACGCATCAAATTTGACAGCAAGGGCAATCCCACAGGGTCTGAAGATTTCTTAACGGGATTTTTAATCGGCAGCGAACGGTTCGGCAGACCCGCAGGACTGGCGATCGGTTCTGATGTGGTTTATATATCAGATGATGCAAATGGTATTATTTATGCACTCAAACAAAAATAA
- a CDS encoding ferritin-like domain-containing protein, producing MATTAKKTTADKAKSTASKSTASRNTASRNTAKTASKSTDGKVKAKSTAADGLRELFVDSLKDIYWAEKALTKALPKMAKNATSENLITAINDHLSVTEEQVKRLEQVFSLIGEKAAAKKCDAMEGLIKEGESIMEETEAGPVRDAGIIAASQKIEHYEIATYGTLAAFATTLGEDDAVLLLEKTLAEEKEADTLLTEAAYNTINFDANEED from the coding sequence ATGGCAACTACAGCAAAAAAAACTACGGCGGATAAAGCAAAAAGTACGGCATCCAAAAGTACTGCATCAAGAAATACTGCATCAAGAAATACTGCAAAAACTGCATCTAAGAGCACAGACGGAAAAGTAAAAGCAAAATCGACTGCTGCCGATGGACTAAGAGAACTATTTGTAGATTCATTGAAAGATATTTACTGGGCAGAAAAAGCCCTGACTAAGGCTTTGCCAAAGATGGCTAAGAATGCGACTTCCGAGAACCTGATAACTGCTATCAACGATCATCTTAGCGTTACAGAAGAACAGGTTAAAAGACTGGAGCAGGTTTTTTCTTTAATTGGCGAGAAGGCTGCGGCCAAGAAATGCGACGCAATGGAAGGACTTATCAAGGAAGGAGAAAGCATTATGGAAGAAACCGAAGCAGGACCTGTTCGTGACGCAGGAATCATAGCAGCATCTCAGAAAATTGAGCATTACGAGATTGCAACATACGGTACATTGGCAGCTTTTGCTACTACACTTGGCGAAGATGATGCGGTACTGCTGCTGGAGAAAACATTGGCGGAGGAAAAAGAAGCAGATACACTGCTTACCGAGGCAGCCTATAATACCATTAATTTTGATGCAAACGAGGAAGATTAG